Proteins encoded in a region of the Rhodospirillaceae bacterium genome:
- a CDS encoding molybdopterin-dependent oxidoreductase yields the protein MPDFAIPEQVRPEDSHVGRRLPRIEDRSLLRGEGGFVDDVPVKRGTLHAAFVRAPHAHAEIVAIDASAALAMPGVFAVVTGADMAAETDPMIVGFENPIDYYGLAVDKVRYVGEPVVAVAATDRYRAEDAADLIKVTYNVLPAAVDPVAACAPDAPILHPRSDSNCVSKRHFVHGDPDTAFAEAERTTELTIRYPRNSITPMETYAVVAEASSETGGFDVLSNFQGPFSVHTVMALALRIRTAALRHRSPKNSGGSFGSKLVIFPYIVVLCVLARKARRPVKWIEDRLEHLSASSVAPNRVTKVEAAYRSDGTVTGLRLTHWDDHGAYLRAPMPAPIYRMHGVSTNGYFIRHLEVTNHIVMTNKCPTGAVRGFGGPQLYFAVERMMQRVAVLTGQDPLAVIRKNLVAADQFPYKAVAGSLLDSGDYRRTVDEAVEHGDLAALKKRRDAARAEGRLYGIGYAACVEPSQSNMGYISTVKTGLERERAGPKDGAVASVTVSVDALGSVNVIGDSVPQGQGHQTALAQIVADRLGLTPDDVVVALDTDTAKDGWSIAAGNYSCRFAPASASAAHQAATRVREKMARIAAANLNVPVAEVEFTDGNIHAANNPDNAIPFYRIGGLAHWSPSSLPDDVEPGIRETAMWNAPELTPTTAKDEINTSLAYGFGFDFCGVEVDPDTGVVMVDQYVSAHDCGTILNPGLAEGQIRGSWASAYGATFLEEFCYEADGTFRSGTFAEYLVPTAAELPEIRLVHPTPHPSPYTRLGAKGIAEGNQYTTPVCVANAVADALGVEDIQLPLKPARVLAWMEADEPPPSAAVAPDGEAGEPGRPTIDGSGEVQVPAPPEQVWAMLLDPERMARIVPGCERLEAAGEKSFTGAVVLGAGPVRGRFEARIDLTDLEAPRRARLVGAADGPLGSSRGSGEFELVAQDGGTLVRYRYAVELSGKVAAVGGRMVRGAARQLIDRFLRGLIREAGGEAGTAPPGGLSGRLRRLVGGKA from the coding sequence ATGCCCGATTTTGCCATCCCGGAACAGGTCCGCCCGGAAGACAGCCATGTCGGCCGTCGCCTGCCGCGGATCGAGGATCGCTCCCTGCTGCGCGGCGAAGGCGGGTTCGTCGACGATGTGCCGGTGAAGAGGGGCACGCTGCACGCCGCCTTCGTGCGCGCGCCCCATGCCCATGCCGAAATCGTCGCCATCGACGCGAGCGCGGCGCTCGCCATGCCGGGCGTCTTCGCGGTCGTGACCGGCGCGGACATGGCGGCCGAGACCGATCCGATGATCGTCGGCTTCGAGAACCCGATCGACTATTACGGACTCGCCGTCGACAAGGTGCGCTATGTCGGCGAGCCGGTGGTTGCGGTGGCCGCGACGGACCGCTACCGCGCCGAGGACGCCGCAGACCTGATCAAGGTGACCTATAACGTGCTGCCCGCGGCCGTCGATCCGGTCGCTGCTTGTGCGCCGGACGCACCGATCCTGCACCCGCGCAGCGACTCCAACTGCGTCTCGAAACGCCATTTCGTGCACGGCGACCCGGACACGGCCTTCGCCGAAGCCGAGCGCACGACCGAACTGACCATCCGCTACCCGCGCAATTCCATCACGCCGATGGAGACCTACGCCGTCGTGGCCGAGGCCAGCAGCGAGACCGGCGGCTTCGACGTGCTGTCCAACTTCCAGGGGCCGTTTTCGGTGCACACGGTGATGGCGCTCGCCCTGCGCATCCGCACCGCCGCCCTGCGCCACCGCAGCCCGAAGAATTCCGGCGGCAGTTTCGGCTCCAAGCTGGTGATCTTCCCCTATATCGTCGTGCTCTGCGTGCTCGCCCGCAAGGCGCGCCGGCCGGTCAAGTGGATCGAGGACCGGCTGGAGCACCTGTCGGCCTCCAGCGTCGCGCCCAACCGGGTTACGAAGGTCGAGGCCGCTTACAGGTCGGACGGCACGGTCACGGGCCTCCGGCTCACCCACTGGGACGACCACGGCGCCTATCTGCGCGCGCCGATGCCGGCGCCGATCTACCGGATGCACGGCGTCTCGACCAACGGCTACTTCATCCGCCATCTCGAAGTCACCAACCATATCGTGATGACCAACAAGTGCCCGACCGGCGCGGTGCGCGGCTTCGGCGGGCCGCAGCTCTATTTCGCCGTCGAGCGCATGATGCAGCGCGTCGCCGTGCTGACCGGGCAGGACCCGCTCGCCGTCATCCGCAAGAACCTGGTTGCCGCCGACCAATTTCCCTACAAGGCAGTCGCCGGCTCGCTGCTCGATTCGGGCGACTACCGCCGGACGGTCGACGAAGCCGTCGAGCACGGCGATCTGGCGGCGTTGAAAAAACGGCGCGACGCGGCGCGCGCCGAAGGACGGCTCTACGGCATCGGCTATGCCGCCTGCGTCGAGCCCAGCCAGTCCAACATGGGCTATATCTCGACGGTCAAGACCGGCCTGGAGCGCGAGCGCGCCGGGCCGAAGGACGGCGCCGTCGCCTCGGTCACCGTTTCGGTCGACGCCCTGGGCTCGGTCAACGTGATCGGCGATTCGGTGCCCCAGGGCCAGGGCCACCAGACGGCGCTCGCCCAGATCGTCGCCGACCGGCTCGGCCTGACGCCGGACGACGTGGTGGTCGCGCTCGATACCGATACCGCCAAGGACGGCTGGTCGATCGCCGCCGGCAACTACTCCTGCCGCTTCGCGCCGGCCTCCGCCAGCGCCGCCCACCAGGCGGCAACGCGGGTGCGCGAGAAGATGGCGCGGATCGCGGCGGCGAACCTGAACGTGCCGGTTGCGGAGGTCGAATTCACCGACGGCAATATTCACGCCGCCAACAACCCGGACAACGCCATCCCCTTCTACCGCATCGGCGGGCTGGCCCACTGGTCGCCGTCGAGCCTGCCGGACGATGTCGAGCCCGGCATCCGCGAGACCGCCATGTGGAACGCGCCGGAGCTGACGCCGACGACCGCGAAGGACGAGATCAACACGTCGCTCGCCTACGGTTTCGGGTTCGATTTCTGCGGCGTCGAGGTCGATCCGGATACCGGCGTCGTGATGGTTGACCAATATGTCTCGGCCCACGACTGCGGCACCATCCTCAATCCCGGCCTCGCGGAAGGCCAGATCCGCGGCTCCTGGGCCTCGGCCTATGGCGCGACCTTCCTGGAGGAATTCTGCTACGAGGCGGACGGCACGTTCCGCTCCGGCACCTTCGCGGAATATCTCGTGCCGACGGCCGCCGAACTGCCGGAGATCCGGCTGGTCCATCCGACGCCCCATCCCTCGCCCTACACCCGCCTCGGGGCCAAGGGCATCGCCGAGGGCAACCAGTATACGACGCCGGTCTGCGTTGCGAACGCGGTGGCCGACGCGCTGGGCGTCGAAGACATTCAACTGCCGCTCAAGCCGGCCAGGGTGCTGGCGTGGATGGAGGCGGACGAGCCGCCGCCCTCGGCCGCGGTTGCGCCGGACGGCGAGGCCGGAGAACCCGGGCGCCCGACCATCGACGGGTCCGGCGAAGTGCAGGTGCCCGCGCCGCCGGAGCAGGTCTGGGCCATGCTGCTCGATCCGGAACGGATGGCCCGCATCGTCCCCGGATGCGAGCGGCTGGAGGCAGCCGGCGAAAAAAGTTTCACCGGTGCGGTCGTGCTCGGCGCCGGGCCGGTCAGGGGCCGGTTCGAGGCGCGGATCGACCTGACCGATCTGGAAGCGCCGCGGCGCGCAAGGCTCGTCGGAGCGGCGGACGGGCCGCTGGGTTCGTCGCGCGGCAGCGGAGAATTCGAACTGGTCGCGCAGGATGGCGGCACGCTGGTGCGCTACCGCTACGCCGTCGAACTGTCCGGCAAGGTCGCGGCGGTCGGCGGGCGCATGGTCCGCGGCGCGGCCCGGCAACTCATCGACCGCTTCCTGCGCGGCCTGATCCGCGAAGCCGGCGGCGAGGCCGGGACGGCTCCGCCGGGCGGGCTGTCGGGCCGGCTCCGGCGCCTGGTCGGGGGCAAGGCATGA
- a CDS encoding NnrU family protein has translation MSLLITGLALFMAVHLIPKAPRLRLALVGRLGAKPYRGAFSAVALLALAVVVWGFSRSPVEQVYAPPAWGHPVSMILTPIALVLFAAANMPTRIRALVRHPMLLGLLLWAFAHLLANGEIRSLVLFGGFAAFAAVEIASAAARGKGPPKEPPPRIAMDIAAVVVGAIAAGLLAGFHGVLFGAPVL, from the coding sequence ATGTCGCTGTTGATAACCGGCCTTGCGCTGTTCATGGCAGTCCACCTGATACCGAAAGCGCCGCGATTGCGCCTTGCCCTGGTGGGACGGCTGGGGGCAAAGCCCTATCGCGGCGCGTTCAGCGCGGTCGCGCTGCTCGCTCTGGCGGTCGTCGTGTGGGGCTTCTCGCGCTCCCCGGTCGAACAGGTCTATGCGCCCCCGGCATGGGGACATCCGGTCTCAATGATCCTGACGCCGATCGCGCTGGTGCTGTTCGCTGCGGCCAACATGCCCACCCGGATACGCGCCCTGGTCCGGCATCCGATGCTGCTCGGGCTCCTGCTGTGGGCCTTCGCCCACCTTCTCGCCAATGGCGAAATACGCTCCCTGGTGCTGTTCGGCGGCTTCGCGGCGTTCGCGGCGGTCGAGATCGCCAGTGCAGCCGCGCGAGGCAAAGGCCCGCCGAAGGAGCCGCCGCCCCGTATCGCCATGGACATTGCTGCCGTCGTCGTCGGCGCGATCGCCGCCGGGCTCCTGGCGGGTTTTCACGGCGTGCTTTTCGGCGCGCCGGTACTGTAA
- a CDS encoding amino acid ABC transporter substrate-binding protein encodes MVRHLVPALAGLAIAAAVGGGGALAAEIKIGASAPKTGPLAGGAAVTHWPNIRLWVHQVNARGGLKLKSGKAKIKLIEYDDRTNPGEAIKAIQRLATQDKVDFIVAPFGTGFNLATAPIFARYGYPQLAVSAISDKIEVLTKRYPNIFFMLGSTTTFAGSVADILSEMRKKGVIGNRVAMVNVADAFGIELANAARPIFKKAGFEIVYDNSYPLGTQDLSPVVKAAKAAKPDAFVAWSYPPDTFALTEQAKIAGLDVKVFYTAVATCFPAYAAKFGKSIEGNLGAGGINPDTPEMKAYFAAHTKFIGKSPDYWASAVTYASLQILEQAIEGVGSTDRKAVIAYIKKNTFKTVIGDVTYKNQNSEKFWTVGQWQNGVFYGVRSTGRPGAKPVKVKQGW; translated from the coding sequence ATGGTCAGACATCTGGTTCCGGCGCTCGCCGGACTCGCGATTGCGGCGGCTGTGGGCGGCGGCGGCGCGCTCGCGGCCGAAATCAAGATCGGCGCATCGGCGCCGAAAACCGGTCCGCTGGCCGGCGGCGCGGCGGTGACCCATTGGCCGAACATCCGGCTGTGGGTCCATCAGGTCAACGCCCGCGGCGGCCTGAAACTCAAGAGCGGCAAGGCCAAGATCAAGCTGATCGAATATGACGACCGGACCAATCCGGGCGAGGCCATCAAGGCGATCCAGCGCCTGGCGACCCAGGACAAGGTCGATTTCATCGTCGCGCCCTTCGGCACCGGGTTCAACCTGGCCACGGCGCCGATCTTCGCGCGCTACGGCTATCCGCAGCTCGCGGTTTCCGCGATTTCCGACAAGATCGAGGTCCTGACCAAGCGCTACCCGAATATCTTCTTCATGCTCGGCTCGACGACGACGTTCGCCGGGTCCGTCGCCGATATCCTGTCGGAGATGCGCAAGAAGGGCGTGATCGGTAACCGGGTCGCGATGGTCAACGTCGCCGACGCCTTCGGTATCGAGCTGGCGAACGCGGCCCGGCCGATCTTCAAGAAGGCCGGTTTCGAGATCGTGTACGACAATTCCTATCCGCTGGGCACGCAGGACCTGTCGCCGGTCGTCAAGGCGGCCAAGGCGGCGAAGCCCGACGCCTTCGTGGCCTGGTCCTATCCGCCGGACACCTTCGCGCTCACCGAGCAGGCGAAGATCGCCGGCCTCGACGTCAAGGTTTTCTATACCGCGGTCGCCACCTGCTTCCCGGCCTACGCTGCCAAGTTCGGCAAGTCGATCGAAGGCAATCTCGGCGCCGGCGGCATCAACCCGGACACGCCCGAGATGAAGGCGTATTTCGCGGCCCACACGAAATTCATCGGCAAGTCGCCCGATTACTGGGCGAGCGCGGTGACCTACGCCAGCCTGCAGATTCTCGAACAGGCCATCGAGGGCGTCGGCTCGACCGACCGCAAGGCTGTCATCGCCTACATCAAGAAGAACACGTTCAAGACCGTCATCGGCGACGTGACCTACAAGAACCAGAACAGCGAGAAGTTCTGGACCGTCGGCCAGTGGCAGAACGGCGTGTTCTACGGCGTCCGCAGCACCGGGCGGCCGGGCGCGAAACCCGTCAAGGTCAAGCAGGGCTGGTAA
- a CDS encoding branched-chain amino acid ABC transporter permease, which translates to MDILVLGVLLGGSYALMALGLQLQYGVARIMNLANGEVLVAGSFGAFWFWTGLKLSPFLSIVPAALLAFVANWLVYRYVLRPLVRRAKSHGQLEVDSILATFGMSFILVGVMIAVFGGEYFSYSYLARPFEIFGQPYGLNRIVAFAGSAVLCIVLALWLTRSRTGLALRGVAVNPTAAGLVGIDVLKASALAFALGGAVTATGGALLSTFLTFDASLGVIFTMKALIIIIFGGVSDIRGAIVASFILGIVESAVARLIDPGLTLAAAYILFIAVLLWRPQGLFGRKSA; encoded by the coding sequence ATGGATATCCTCGTCCTCGGCGTCCTGCTGGGCGGTTCCTATGCGCTGATGGCGCTCGGCCTGCAATTGCAGTACGGCGTCGCCCGCATCATGAACCTCGCCAACGGGGAGGTGCTGGTCGCCGGCTCGTTCGGCGCCTTCTGGTTCTGGACCGGCCTGAAACTGTCGCCGTTCCTGTCCATCGTCCCGGCGGCGCTGCTCGCCTTCGTCGCCAACTGGCTGGTCTACCGGTATGTGCTCCGGCCGCTGGTCCGCCGCGCCAAATCCCACGGACAGCTCGAGGTCGACAGCATCCTCGCGACCTTCGGCATGAGCTTCATCCTCGTCGGCGTGATGATCGCCGTCTTCGGGGGCGAATATTTCAGCTATTCCTATCTGGCGCGGCCCTTCGAGATATTCGGCCAGCCCTACGGCCTGAACCGCATCGTCGCGTTCGCCGGGTCGGCTGTCCTGTGCATCGTCCTGGCGCTCTGGCTCACCCGGTCGCGGACCGGGCTCGCCCTGCGCGGCGTCGCCGTCAACCCGACGGCGGCCGGGCTGGTCGGCATCGACGTGCTCAAGGCGTCGGCGCTGGCCTTCGCCCTGGGCGGCGCCGTCACCGCCACCGGCGGCGCGCTCCTGAGCACCTTCCTGACCTTCGACGCCTCGCTGGGCGTCATCTTCACCATGAAGGCGCTGATCATCATCATCTTCGGCGGCGTCAGCGACATCCGCGGCGCCATCGTCGCCTCCTTCATCCTGGGCATCGTCGAATCCGCCGTCGCCCGGCTGATCGATCCGGGGCTGACCCTGGCGGCCGCCTATATCCTGTTCATCGCGGTCCTGCTGTGGCGCCCTCAGGGCCTGTTCGGCCGGAAATCCGCATGA
- a CDS encoding branched-chain amino acid ABC transporter permease, with protein MTPTAKEQRFFAVAAAGFVAAAALPAFDDGYWLSMGITIAMYTVLATSWALFSGPTRYIALSTAAFFGIGMYTVGIGIATVPYPLLVLVAGLIGAALGGIVGLATLRVSGVYFVIFTLGLAELVRQLFTWVQTTMGTSSGLYVLVDTSERLVYWQLLALAAAVYLAGWAIGRSRLGFALRIIGDDETVASHSGINTARAKVALFVVSCTFAAVTGAVLAPRWNYVEPTNAFSAMLSFQVVIMALLGGAHRLWGPLVGVIPFALIWDLISAQAPNQSTLLLGVAFLLIVYFIPNGVIGLIEKQFRRRRAGHG; from the coding sequence ATGACGCCGACGGCGAAGGAGCAACGATTCTTTGCGGTCGCGGCGGCCGGATTCGTCGCGGCCGCGGCGCTGCCCGCGTTCGACGACGGCTATTGGCTGTCGATGGGCATCACGATCGCGATGTACACCGTCCTGGCGACGTCCTGGGCGCTGTTTTCCGGCCCGACCCGCTATATCGCGCTTTCGACGGCGGCCTTTTTCGGCATCGGCATGTACACGGTCGGCATCGGCATCGCGACCGTGCCCTATCCCCTGCTCGTCCTCGTCGCCGGCCTGATTGGCGCCGCGCTGGGCGGCATCGTCGGGCTGGCGACGCTCCGGGTCTCCGGCGTCTATTTCGTGATCTTCACCCTGGGGCTCGCGGAACTGGTCCGCCAGTTGTTCACCTGGGTCCAGACCACCATGGGGACGAGCAGCGGTCTCTATGTCCTGGTCGATACCAGCGAGCGGCTGGTCTACTGGCAACTGCTGGCTCTGGCGGCGGCGGTCTATCTTGCCGGCTGGGCGATCGGCCGGTCCCGGCTGGGCTTCGCGTTGCGGATCATCGGCGACGACGAAACGGTCGCCTCCCATTCCGGCATCAACACGGCGCGCGCCAAAGTCGCCCTGTTCGTCGTTTCCTGCACCTTTGCCGCCGTGACCGGCGCCGTGCTCGCGCCGCGCTGGAACTATGTCGAGCCGACCAACGCCTTCAGCGCCATGCTGTCGTTCCAGGTGGTCATCATGGCGCTGCTGGGCGGCGCGCACCGGCTGTGGGGGCCGCTGGTCGGCGTGATCCCGTTCGCCCTGATCTGGGACCTAATCTCCGCCCAGGCGCCGAACCAGTCGACCCTGCTGCTCGGCGTCGCCTTCCTGCTGATCGTCTATTTCATCCCGAACGGCGTGATCGGCCTGATCGAGAAGCAGTTCCGGCGCCGGAGGGCCGGACATGGCTGA
- a CDS encoding ABC transporter ATP-binding protein, with the protein MADPAPRPVLGPVLEVRAASKNFGGLLAVDGLDLALNDGEVLGLIGPNGSGKTTAINLISGALQPTGGAILLDGEDISAHTAHRRARLGIARTFQIVRVLHSLSVVENVMAGGVFGHTRLWGGELREAAVALLDRVGLRGSPAAPVDALTYIDQKRVELARALISDPKVVLLDEWLAGLNPTELKTGIELVESLAAEGRNIIVVEHVMDAIRSLCRRCIVMNSGRKIAEGSTREVLADPEVVRAYLGEDDA; encoded by the coding sequence ATGGCTGACCCGGCGCCCCGACCGGTCTTGGGGCCGGTCCTCGAAGTCCGCGCCGCGTCAAAAAATTTCGGCGGGCTGCTCGCGGTCGACGGCCTTGACCTGGCCCTCAACGACGGCGAGGTGCTCGGCCTGATCGGCCCCAACGGGTCGGGCAAGACGACGGCGATCAACCTGATTTCCGGCGCCCTGCAGCCGACCGGCGGCGCGATCCTTCTGGACGGCGAGGATATTTCCGCCCACACGGCCCACCGGCGCGCCCGGCTGGGGATCGCCAGGACGTTCCAGATCGTCCGGGTCCTGCACTCGCTGAGCGTGGTCGAGAATGTCATGGCCGGCGGCGTCTTCGGCCACACGCGGCTGTGGGGCGGGGAATTGCGCGAGGCGGCCGTCGCCCTGCTCGACCGGGTCGGCCTCCGCGGCAGCCCGGCGGCCCCCGTCGATGCGCTCACCTATATCGACCAGAAGCGGGTCGAACTGGCGCGCGCCCTGATATCCGATCCGAAGGTCGTCCTGCTCGACGAATGGCTCGCCGGCCTCAATCCGACCGAGTTGAAGACCGGCATCGAACTGGTCGAATCGCTGGCGGCGGAAGGGCGCAACATCATCGTCGTCGAGCATGTCATGGACGCCATCCGCAGCCTGTGCCGGCGCTGCATCGTGATGAATTCGGGCCGGAAGATCGCCGAGGGCTCGACCCGGGAAGTCCTCGCCGACCCGGAGGTCGTCCGGGCCTATCTCGGGGAAGACGATGCTTGA
- a CDS encoding ABC transporter ATP-binding protein, protein MLEVRNLSVFYGQHHAVEDASVTVGADEIVVMLGANGAGKSTLIRSIAGLAPARPGCSIRMDGEEIAALPPHEIVEKGIALVPEDRGIFGDLTVDENLTLGAFPDRARGAEAANRERIYALFPVLKERRRQAVRTMSGGEQQMVAVGRAIMSAPSILLLDEPSLGLSPLLCRDLFRSLAEIRGQGVGIFLVEQNSKQSLAIADRGYLLENGHVVGADSAANLLADEAVSRFYLGAGET, encoded by the coding sequence ATGCTTGAAGTCCGCAACCTCTCGGTCTTCTACGGCCAGCATCACGCGGTCGAGGACGCCTCCGTCACCGTTGGCGCCGACGAGATCGTCGTCATGCTCGGCGCGAACGGGGCCGGCAAGAGCACGCTGATCCGCAGCATCGCCGGGCTGGCCCCGGCGCGCCCGGGGTGCAGCATCCGGATGGACGGTGAGGAGATCGCCGCCCTGCCGCCCCACGAGATCGTCGAGAAGGGCATCGCCCTGGTGCCCGAGGACCGCGGCATCTTCGGCGATCTGACGGTCGACGAAAACCTGACGCTCGGCGCCTTTCCCGACAGGGCGAGGGGCGCCGAGGCGGCGAACCGGGAGCGCATCTACGCCCTGTTTCCGGTGCTGAAGGAGCGGCGGCGCCAGGCCGTGCGCACCATGAGCGGCGGCGAGCAGCAGATGGTCGCCGTCGGCCGCGCCATCATGTCGGCGCCGTCGATCCTGCTGCTCGACGAACCGTCGCTGGGCCTGTCGCCCCTGTTGTGCCGCGACCTGTTCCGTTCGCTGGCCGAAATCCGCGGCCAGGGCGTCGGCATCTTCCTGGTCGAACAGAATTCGAAGCAGAGCCTGGCGATCGCCGACCGCGGCTACCTGCTGGAGAACGGCCATGTCGTCGGCGCGGACAGCGCCGCGAACCTGCTGGCGGACGAGGCCGTCAGCCGGTTCTATCTCGGCGCCGGCGAAACCTGA
- a CDS encoding coniferyl-alcohol dehydrogenase, translating into MLDGKTIVVTGCSSGIGDRICREIARRGGSAIGVDRNDPTVDLAGFFRADLSEAAAIDSLVEALPDGADGLVNCAGLPPTAPAEQVLRVNLVGLKHLTLRLVGKLADGASIVNLASLAGFGWPQAVDQIKAAATLDFDGVAAFVEQHGVGNEGGRSYFFTKEALVVWTMQNRWTWRDRGIRMNSVSPGPVDTPILPDFIETLGERAEEDMRVMDRPGRPADIAPVVAFLLSDGAGWIRGTNIPADGGMSSHILCGMHGFE; encoded by the coding sequence ATGCTCGATGGAAAAACGATTGTCGTTACCGGCTGTTCCTCAGGGATCGGCGACCGGATCTGCCGCGAGATCGCGCGCCGGGGCGGCTCGGCGATCGGCGTCGACCGGAACGACCCCACCGTCGACCTGGCCGGCTTCTTCCGGGCCGACCTTTCCGAAGCGGCGGCCATCGACAGCCTGGTCGAGGCGCTACCGGACGGCGCGGACGGCCTCGTGAACTGCGCCGGCCTGCCGCCGACCGCGCCGGCCGAACAGGTCCTCAGGGTCAACCTGGTCGGGCTGAAACATCTGACGCTGCGCCTGGTCGGCAAGCTCGCCGACGGCGCATCGATCGTCAACCTGGCCTCGCTGGCCGGTTTCGGCTGGCCGCAGGCGGTCGACCAGATCAAAGCCGCCGCGACGCTCGATTTCGACGGCGTCGCGGCGTTCGTCGAGCAACACGGGGTCGGCAACGAGGGCGGCCGGTCCTACTTCTTCACCAAGGAGGCGCTCGTCGTCTGGACCATGCAGAACCGCTGGACCTGGCGCGACCGCGGCATCCGGATGAATTCGGTGTCGCCCGGCCCGGTCGACACGCCGATCCTGCCGGATTTCATCGAGACCCTCGGCGAGCGCGCCGAAGAGGATATGCGGGTCATGGACCGCCCCGGCCGGCCGGCCGATATCGCACCCGTGGTCGCGTTCCTGCTGTCGGACGGCGCCGGCTGGATCCGCGGCACGAATATCCCGGCGGACGGCGGCATGTCCTCCCACATCCTGTGCGGCATGCACGGCTTCGAATAG